The proteins below come from a single Streptomyces tubercidicus genomic window:
- a CDS encoding aldo/keto reductase: MSKIPSITLNNGVAMPQLGYGVWQIEDDQAFTAVGQALDAGYRSIDTAMIYGNEEGTGKALAASGIARDELFVTTKLWNGDQGHDAALRAFDTSLAKLGLEYVDLYLIHWPLPAQDTYIETYQALEKIYKDGRAKAIGVSNFLPEHLERLLGETSVVPAVNQIELHPQFQQGASRAFHARHNIVTEAWSPLGQGKGLLTDPTVTELAAKHGKTPAQVVLRWHLQLGNVAIPKSVTPSRIAENIDVFGFELDDADLTALAGLDSGNRLGPDPATFGG; the protein is encoded by the coding sequence GTGAGCAAGATTCCGTCCATCACGCTCAACAACGGCGTCGCGATGCCGCAGCTCGGCTACGGCGTCTGGCAGATCGAGGACGACCAGGCGTTCACCGCCGTCGGCCAGGCCCTGGACGCCGGGTACCGCAGCATCGACACCGCGATGATCTACGGCAACGAGGAGGGCACCGGCAAGGCGCTCGCCGCCTCCGGGATCGCCCGTGACGAACTGTTCGTCACGACCAAGCTCTGGAACGGCGACCAGGGCCATGACGCGGCGCTGCGCGCGTTCGACACCTCCCTCGCCAAGCTCGGCCTGGAGTATGTCGACCTCTATCTGATCCACTGGCCGCTCCCGGCCCAGGACACGTACATAGAGACGTACCAGGCCCTCGAAAAGATCTACAAGGACGGCCGCGCCAAGGCCATCGGCGTCTCCAACTTCCTGCCCGAGCATCTGGAGCGGCTGCTCGGCGAGACCTCCGTCGTCCCGGCCGTCAACCAGATCGAGCTGCACCCGCAGTTCCAGCAGGGCGCCTCCCGCGCCTTCCACGCCCGGCACAACATCGTCACCGAGGCCTGGTCGCCGCTCGGCCAGGGCAAGGGTCTGCTGACGGACCCGACGGTCACAGAGCTCGCCGCCAAGCACGGCAAGACCCCGGCCCAGGTAGTGCTGCGCTGGCACCTCCAGCTCGGCAATGTCGCCATCCCGAAGTCCGTCACCCCCTCGCGGATCGCCGAGAACATCGACGTCTTCGGCTTCGAGCTGGATGACGCGGACCTCACCGCGCTGGCCGGCCTGGACTCCGGCAACCGCCTCGGCCCGGACCCGGCCACCTTCGGCGGCTGA
- a CDS encoding VOC family protein, with translation MPDVTAPYQPGTPCWIDLAAPDQQAAIDFYSQIFGWTGEIGPPENGGYAVCELNGKPVAGIMAAVPMGGQPAPPTVWTTYLAAADAEAASEAVRGADGTVLMPVMDVMTLGRMCIAADPTGAVFGIWEPRDFPGAGIVNEHGALIWNELNTTGPSAAAAFYKAALGIDSAPMEGADNYYALQVNDRPVGGMQPMSEQMPADTPSHWLAYFSVADTDETVAKVTAAGGAALQRPFDMIAGRMAVVSDPQGATFAVINPKPMDQG, from the coding sequence ATGCCTGACGTCACAGCTCCCTACCAGCCCGGGACGCCCTGCTGGATCGACCTCGCGGCCCCCGACCAGCAAGCGGCCATCGACTTCTACTCCCAGATCTTCGGGTGGACCGGAGAGATCGGGCCCCCGGAGAACGGCGGCTATGCGGTCTGTGAACTCAACGGCAAACCGGTCGCCGGAATCATGGCCGCGGTCCCGATGGGCGGGCAGCCCGCGCCGCCGACCGTGTGGACCACCTATCTGGCGGCCGCCGACGCGGAGGCGGCATCCGAGGCGGTGCGGGGCGCCGACGGCACGGTCCTGATGCCGGTCATGGACGTGATGACGCTCGGCCGGATGTGTATCGCGGCCGACCCCACGGGAGCGGTGTTCGGCATCTGGGAGCCCCGGGACTTCCCCGGCGCCGGCATCGTCAACGAACACGGCGCGCTGATCTGGAACGAGCTCAACACCACCGGCCCGTCCGCCGCCGCCGCGTTCTACAAGGCGGCCCTGGGCATCGACAGCGCCCCCATGGAAGGCGCCGACAACTACTACGCCCTCCAGGTGAACGACCGTCCGGTGGGCGGAATGCAGCCGATGTCCGAGCAGATGCCGGCCGACACCCCCTCACACTGGCTGGCGTACTTCTCGGTGGCGGACACCGATGAGACGGTCGCCAAGGTGACCGCGGCGGGCGGCGCGGCGCTGCAGCGGCCCTTCGACATGATCGCCGGCCGGATGGCCGTGGTGAGCGACCCGCAGGGCGCGACCTTCGCCGTGATCAATCCCAAGCCGATGGATCAGGGCTGA
- a CDS encoding class I SAM-dependent methyltransferase translates to MSNHDRPGPGHHHRHDSVQPDWEVLGPDLERGAELYTPLYEQAAAWLRAAATGAAGPGTGGVRRVLDIGSGPGVVSCLLARAFPDAEVVAVDATEALLERARDRAGRLALGDRVHTQLAEVPAGLDALGGADLIWSSRALHHVGDQRAAVAALAGHLRPGGLLAIAEGGLAPRFLPRDPGIGRPGLQSRLDAAGEEWFTEMRAALPDAADETEDWPAFLADAGLRAPCTRSFLLDLPAPLSADARAHLVATVTRAREMYGDRLDEDDRSTLARLTDPEDAAGLVRRPDAFFLSAQTVHTARAQ, encoded by the coding sequence ATGAGCAACCACGACCGGCCCGGACCCGGGCACCACCACCGGCACGACAGCGTCCAGCCCGACTGGGAAGTGCTCGGGCCGGACCTCGAACGGGGCGCCGAGCTCTACACGCCGCTCTACGAACAGGCCGCGGCCTGGCTGCGTGCGGCCGCCACCGGTGCGGCCGGCCCCGGCACCGGCGGAGTGCGCAGAGTGCTCGACATCGGCAGCGGACCGGGCGTCGTCAGCTGTCTGCTGGCCCGCGCCTTCCCCGACGCGGAGGTGGTGGCGGTGGATGCCACCGAAGCACTTCTGGAGCGGGCCCGTGACCGGGCCGGCCGCCTCGCCCTCGGAGACCGGGTCCACACCCAGCTCGCCGAGGTCCCGGCCGGGCTCGACGCCCTTGGCGGCGCCGACCTCATCTGGTCGAGCCGGGCCCTGCACCACGTCGGTGACCAGCGTGCCGCGGTCGCCGCCCTGGCCGGTCATCTGCGGCCCGGTGGACTGCTCGCCATCGCCGAGGGCGGCTTGGCCCCGCGCTTTCTGCCGCGCGACCCCGGCATCGGGCGCCCGGGGCTGCAGTCCCGGCTCGACGCGGCCGGTGAGGAGTGGTTCACGGAGATGCGTGCGGCGCTGCCCGACGCCGCCGACGAGACCGAGGACTGGCCCGCCTTCCTCGCCGACGCCGGACTGCGCGCCCCGTGTACCCGCAGCTTTCTGCTGGATCTGCCGGCCCCGCTGTCCGCCGACGCCCGCGCCCATCTCGTGGCCACCGTGACCCGTGCGCGCGAGATGTACGGCGACCGCCTCGACGAGGACGACCGCAGCACCCTCGCCCGCCTCACCGACCCCGAGGACGCCGCCGGCCTCGTCCGCCGCCCCGACGCCTTCTTCCTGTCGGCGCAGACGGTTCATACGGCACGGGCGCAGTAG
- a CDS encoding DUF1266 domain-containing protein — translation MPPTDTERRLCEATARGDRDGQVAAIAGEDLYLAVPQQGQDPLPVYDDPTAGARCIPVLTRGMLPPWQAQQFFDRVSVEELAQDWPNDKWQLAVNPGTPCAAYLAASPAHRAGWLQLRAQGGVRPGGLLVTHYGGPLHGPVAQGLACGAPIAVHHSVPWNELGTAFLDHAADAQTLRDQWSVTDPVGWQQRLDQLLGGQFVPAETETALRARARARGAGVPDESAEKQQETADSGDAPAVPELVTRYEERFRADGLLPPDGRVVSLVALDHAHAVNLVRWGLGARLCAPHQAEQAVQQVAARAREVYGSWAEFAAGYALGRMLAFDNGWFGPQYAEAVHLHRVLTQDPSSPWRGLPFA, via the coding sequence ATACCGCCGACGGATACCGAGCGGCGGCTGTGCGAGGCAACGGCGCGTGGGGACCGGGACGGTCAGGTCGCGGCGATCGCCGGTGAGGATCTGTATCTGGCGGTACCGCAGCAGGGTCAGGACCCGCTGCCCGTCTACGACGACCCGACGGCGGGCGCCAGATGCATTCCCGTCCTGACCCGCGGCATGCTGCCGCCGTGGCAGGCGCAGCAGTTCTTCGACCGCGTGTCGGTGGAGGAGCTGGCGCAGGACTGGCCGAACGACAAGTGGCAGCTCGCGGTGAACCCCGGGACGCCGTGCGCCGCGTATCTGGCCGCTTCGCCCGCCCACCGCGCGGGCTGGCTGCAGCTCCGCGCCCAGGGCGGGGTACGTCCCGGCGGGCTGCTCGTCACGCATTACGGGGGTCCGCTGCACGGCCCCGTCGCACAGGGGCTGGCGTGCGGTGCGCCGATCGCGGTGCACCACAGCGTGCCGTGGAACGAACTCGGTACGGCCTTCCTCGACCACGCCGCGGACGCCCAGACCCTGCGCGACCAGTGGTCGGTGACCGACCCCGTCGGCTGGCAGCAGCGTCTGGACCAGCTGCTCGGCGGCCAGTTCGTCCCGGCGGAGACCGAGACGGCGCTGCGCGCACGGGCCCGCGCCCGGGGTGCCGGGGTCCCGGACGAGTCGGCGGAGAAGCAGCAGGAGACCGCGGACTCCGGCGACGCCCCGGCCGTCCCGGAACTCGTGACCCGCTACGAGGAGCGGTTCCGCGCGGACGGGCTGCTGCCGCCCGACGGCCGGGTGGTGTCCCTGGTCGCGCTGGACCATGCGCATGCCGTCAACCTCGTCCGCTGGGGCCTGGGCGCCCGGCTGTGCGCGCCGCACCAGGCCGAGCAGGCCGTGCAGCAGGTCGCCGCGCGGGCCCGAGAGGTGTACGGCTCATGGGCGGAGTTCGCTGCGGGCTATGCCCTGGGCCGGATGCTGGCGTTCGACAACGGCTGGTTCGGGCCGCAGTACGCGGAGGCGGTGCATCTCCACCGCGTCCTCACCCAGGACCCGTCCTCGCCGTGGCGCGGACTGCCCTTCGCCTGA
- a CDS encoding cryptochrome/photolyase family protein, translated as MDVAVCLFSSDLRLHDQPVLHAALRAAPQVVPLFVVDTGIADAGFMVPNRAAFLAGALADLDAGLRERGGRLVIRTGDVVAETGRVAAETGAGEVHLAAGVSGYALGRERRLRAELAAAGRELVVHDAVITALPPGAVLPSGPDKDHFAVFTPYFRRWQAAGLRSVLPAPRSVRVPAGVRSEDLPSARVLCPGGEPSPALPEGGERAGRRRFGAWQRSGMADYQDRQDDLPGDATSRLSPYLHFGCLSPVELVHKASARPDAGAEAFVRQLAWRDFHHQVLAARPGAARADYRDRGDRWRFDRAEVTAWQEGRTGYPVVDAGMRQLRHEGWLHNRARMLVASFLTKTLYVDWRVGARHFLDLLVDGDIANNQLNWQWMAGTGTDTRPNRVLNPLVQARRFDPRGDYVRRWVPELAGLAGAAVHQPWKLSGPEREAYDYPDPVVDLADALVRFRRARGQE; from the coding sequence ATGGATGTCGCCGTTTGCCTGTTCAGCTCCGATTTGCGGCTGCACGATCAGCCGGTGCTGCATGCCGCGCTGCGCGCCGCGCCCCAGGTGGTACCGCTGTTCGTCGTCGACACCGGGATCGCGGACGCCGGGTTCATGGTGCCCAATCGGGCGGCGTTCCTGGCCGGTGCGCTGGCGGATCTCGACGCGGGGCTGCGTGAACGGGGCGGTCGGCTGGTCATCCGTACGGGGGATGTGGTCGCCGAGACCGGCCGGGTGGCGGCGGAGACCGGGGCCGGGGAGGTGCATCTGGCCGCCGGGGTGAGCGGCTATGCGCTGGGCAGGGAGCGGCGGTTGCGGGCGGAGCTGGCGGCGGCGGGGCGGGAACTGGTGGTCCATGACGCGGTGATCACGGCACTGCCGCCCGGCGCGGTGCTGCCCTCCGGGCCGGACAAGGACCACTTCGCGGTCTTCACCCCGTATTTCCGGCGCTGGCAGGCCGCGGGGCTGCGATCGGTGCTGCCCGCGCCGCGGTCCGTACGGGTCCCCGCCGGGGTGCGGTCCGAGGACCTGCCGTCCGCGCGGGTCCTGTGCCCAGGGGGCGAGCCGTCCCCCGCGCTGCCGGAGGGCGGTGAACGGGCCGGGCGCCGCCGTTTCGGGGCCTGGCAGCGCTCCGGCATGGCCGACTACCAGGACCGGCAGGACGATCTGCCGGGCGACGCCACCTCGCGGCTGTCGCCGTATCTGCACTTCGGCTGCCTCTCACCGGTGGAGCTGGTGCACAAGGCATCGGCCCGCCCGGACGCCGGTGCCGAGGCGTTCGTACGGCAGCTGGCCTGGCGGGACTTCCACCATCAGGTGCTGGCGGCCCGTCCCGGCGCGGCCCGCGCCGACTACCGCGACCGGGGCGACCGCTGGCGCTTCGACCGGGCCGAGGTGACGGCGTGGCAGGAGGGCCGTACCGGCTATCCGGTGGTCGATGCGGGAATGCGGCAGCTGCGGCACGAGGGGTGGCTGCACAACCGCGCCAGGATGCTGGTGGCGAGCTTTCTGACCAAGACGCTGTATGTGGACTGGCGGGTGGGCGCGCGGCACTTCCTGGATCTGCTGGTGGACGGCGATATCGCGAACAACCAGCTCAACTGGCAGTGGATGGCCGGTACCGGCACCGACACCCGGCCCAACCGGGTGCTGAATCCCCTCGTCCAGGCCCGCCGGTTCGACCCCCGGGGCGACTACGTACGGCGCTGGGTACCCGAGCTGGCGGGTCTCGCGGGCGCGGCGGTGCACCAGCCCTGGAAGCTGTCCGGGCCCGAGCGGGAGGCGTATGACTACCCGGATCCGGTGGTGGACCTGGCGGACGCGCTGGTGCGGTTCCGGCGGGCGCGCGGGCAGGAGTGA
- a CDS encoding YihY/virulence factor BrkB family protein → MGGSGMRRGLDRTQLDRALGAVGPRQPATLPTWAQCRTALRRTPLSVWHDDVTDWAASLTYYSVLALLPSLIVTVSLIGLADPPATGQLINQISSIAPADSGPTVHRALVGMAHQQTAAWVVLGGALISALWSSCSYLAVFRRALHAMHRTKDDRPPWRKAPRILFTALLLMALLISSAVALLVSGPIATALGRAVGLGEAGEATWNVLKWPLLLLLATVLAMVLFRSGPPSSRGVRRAAPGGVVAVLLWLISSAGFSLYASYVGTFNRLYGSLAGPVVFLIWLWFSHLSLLSGAQFNVELARAGRVVRPRSGS, encoded by the coding sequence ATGGGCGGGAGCGGTATGCGCCGCGGGCTGGACCGGACACAGCTGGACCGGGCACTCGGGGCGGTCGGGCCACGGCAGCCGGCCACGCTGCCGACCTGGGCCCAGTGCCGTACCGCGCTGCGCCGTACGCCACTGTCCGTGTGGCACGACGATGTGACGGACTGGGCGGCGAGCCTCACGTACTACTCGGTGCTGGCGCTGCTGCCGTCGCTGATCGTCACGGTGTCGCTGATCGGTCTCGCCGATCCGCCGGCCACCGGACAGCTCATCAACCAGATCAGTTCGATCGCCCCGGCCGACTCCGGCCCGACCGTCCACCGGGCGCTGGTCGGGATGGCGCACCAGCAGACCGCCGCCTGGGTGGTGCTGGGCGGCGCCCTGATCAGTGCGCTGTGGTCGTCCTGCAGCTATCTGGCGGTGTTCCGCCGGGCGCTGCACGCCATGCACCGTACGAAGGACGACCGGCCGCCGTGGCGCAAGGCGCCGCGCATCCTGTTCACGGCGCTGCTGCTGATGGCGCTGCTGATCAGCAGTGCGGTGGCGCTGCTGGTGAGCGGCCCGATCGCGACCGCGCTGGGCCGGGCCGTGGGGCTCGGGGAGGCGGGCGAGGCGACCTGGAACGTGCTGAAGTGGCCGCTGCTGCTGCTCCTGGCGACGGTGCTGGCGATGGTGCTGTTCCGTTCCGGGCCGCCCAGCTCGCGCGGGGTGCGCCGGGCGGCCCCCGGCGGTGTGGTCGCCGTGCTCCTCTGGCTGATCTCCTCCGCCGGATTCTCCCTCTACGCCTCGTACGTCGGCACCTTCAACCGGCTCTACGGCTCGCTCGCGGGGCCGGTGGTGTTCCTGATCTGGCTGTGGTTCTCCCATCTGTCGCTGCTGTCCGGCGCCCAGTTCAACGTGGAACTGGCCCGTGCGGGACGGGTAGTACGCCCCCGCAGCGGCAGCTGA
- a CDS encoding 4a-hydroxytetrahydrobiopterin dehydratase, translated as MNAQVEPLSGKEIEERLAELPGWSVKGELLRRHYLFHGHFPAAAMVLHIAQIQEELGHHADLTLGYNRIDIAVNTHSIGDRITHLDFGLARRIEDIAAGHGVR; from the coding sequence ATGAATGCTCAGGTGGAACCGCTCAGTGGGAAAGAGATCGAGGAGCGGCTGGCGGAGCTGCCCGGGTGGTCCGTCAAGGGCGAGCTGCTGCGTCGGCACTACCTCTTCCACGGGCACTTCCCGGCCGCCGCCATGGTTCTCCATATCGCGCAGATCCAGGAGGAGTTGGGGCACCACGCCGATCTCACCCTGGGCTACAACCGGATCGATATCGCGGTGAACACCCACAGCATCGGCGACCGGATCACCCACCTCGACTTCGGGCTCGCCCGCCGTATCGAGGACATCGCAGCGGGACACGGGGTGCGCTGA
- a CDS encoding helix-turn-helix domain-containing protein: protein MTTAAASSPETATSVGVGALLRAWRDRRRISQLELALRADSSARHISFIETGRSRPSQEMVLRLAEHLDVPVRERNALLIAAGYAPTFPETPLDDPSMAALRSGVERLLAAYEPFPALVFDGTYDVQAANRGITMLLEGVAPSLLQPPLNAMRITMHPDGLAPRIRNYREWRGHLLSQMERQLALMRSAPLRALYDEVAAYPLPPGGHTSAALGDHSPFALPMMIEHHHTVLSFVSTIATFNTPMDVTVSELAVETFLPADAETADFLRRVAL, encoded by the coding sequence ATGACAACTGCTGCGGCTTCTTCGCCGGAGACGGCCACGAGCGTGGGTGTCGGGGCGCTGTTGCGCGCATGGCGCGACCGGCGCCGGATCAGCCAGCTGGAACTGGCCCTGCGCGCCGACTCCTCCGCCCGCCACATCAGCTTCATCGAGACCGGCCGCTCCCGCCCCAGCCAGGAGATGGTGCTCCGGCTCGCCGAACATCTCGACGTCCCCGTACGGGAGCGCAACGCCCTGCTGATCGCGGCGGGCTACGCCCCGACCTTCCCGGAGACCCCGCTGGACGACCCGTCGATGGCCGCCCTGCGCTCCGGCGTGGAACGCCTGCTGGCCGCCTACGAACCATTTCCGGCGCTGGTGTTCGACGGGACCTACGACGTCCAGGCGGCGAACCGCGGCATCACCATGCTGCTGGAGGGCGTCGCCCCCTCGCTGCTCCAGCCGCCGCTGAACGCCATGCGGATCACCATGCACCCCGACGGTCTGGCCCCCCGCATCCGCAACTACCGGGAGTGGCGCGGCCACCTTCTCTCCCAGATGGAGCGCCAGTTGGCCCTGATGCGCTCCGCTCCCCTGCGCGCCCTCTACGACGAGGTGGCCGCCTACCCCCTGCCACCGGGCGGCCACACATCGGCAGCCCTCGGCGACCACAGCCCCTTCGCCCTCCCCATGATGATCGAACACCACCACACCGTGCTGTCCTTCGTCTCCACCATCGCCACCTTCAACACCCCCATGGACGTCACCGTCTCCGAACTGGCCGTGGAAACCTTCCTGCCGGCCGACGCGGAGACGGCGGACTTTCTCCGGAGGGTGGCGCTGTAG
- a CDS encoding nuclear transport factor 2 family protein — MTQHQEQGVQQSSGHAGDRYVAAVARYFEAWNATEEGALGKAVAAAFCADVTYTDPLADVAGHDGLVAAIAGAHAQFPGYEFRQLGAVDGHHDLARFGWELVSVADGAAPVAGFDVVRLGEDGRIRSVLGFLDRVPAV, encoded by the coding sequence GCAGGGCGTTCAGCAGTCGTCTGGCCACGCGGGGGACCGGTATGTGGCGGCCGTTGCGCGGTACTTCGAGGCATGGAACGCGACGGAGGAGGGGGCGCTGGGGAAGGCCGTGGCGGCGGCGTTCTGTGCGGACGTGACGTACACCGATCCGCTGGCCGATGTTGCGGGGCATGACGGACTGGTGGCTGCGATTGCCGGGGCCCATGCGCAGTTCCCCGGTTATGAGTTCCGGCAGCTGGGCGCGGTGGACGGCCACCACGACCTTGCACGGTTCGGGTGGGAGCTGGTCAGTGTGGCGGACGGGGCTGCGCCGGTGGCCGGGTTCGATGTGGTGCGGCTGGGGGAGGACGGGCGGATACGGTCCGTCCTCGGGTTCCTCGACCGGGTGCCGGCTGTTTGA